AGAGCAGGCACCGTGAATCTAAATAGTTTAACAAGTTAGATATCTAGCAAATAAGCTGACATGTCACAGTCACTGATTTTGTAAATATaagaaagataaataattaCATTCTGATTGTGCCACTAGCACATTGGCATTTATCTGCCATTTCTCATCAGCAATTTCATCGGCTGCAGCAACTGAACGCACGCCATAGTCTCTGGCTTCTTTGTGGTGATTGAGCTCCAGGTAACACCAACCAATCTCATGAAACAACCAGGTCTTCTCCAAACCACCATGGGCCAAAGGAATATTCTTCTCCCAGCTGAATCGAAAACATACagagacaagaaaataaaatatcaataaaccAATGGTCACATTTCGATATAAAAAAGTGCTCGTTAAGAGAGCAGGGATGTGTCTGAGATTGccatcaaaataaagttttttgcaAAGAACAGCAATATCATATGTAACACAAGTAAATCTGTTATTCCAGTATGGACTTACAACTCAATGGCCTGTGTGAAGTGTCCAACTTGAGCATACACCCGACCAATGTTGTCCAGAGCCCTGGACATTGCATTTGGGAGTTTGCTGTCGATAAGAAAAAATAGCTGAACATTTGATCTATTGTTGTAAAACACATTCACTACTATTGTGTCATTTGTTTAAATTCTCACCACTGTTCGGCCAACTCCAAGTCTTTCTGATGATGGTCTAAAGCTTTGTCCATGTCTCCCAGGTCCATCAAGGCGTTCCCAATACAGCTGTGCAGGCTGCCCAAAAGTTCTTTTTTATTAGGCACCTCTCTCTCCGACCAGCCCTGCACTATCTTCATGACGTCTTCTGCCTTCTTTAGACTACCTTCTGCATTTCCAGATGTCAACTCTATGacgacaaacacacagtgaatatTTTCTAGGctataaaaaaggaaagtggTTCAGCCAGAGGACTGCCTCACCCGCGTCAATGTCCTCCAGGCTCTTCAGCAGAAACTGAGCAGGTTCAGAGGGTGCACCATGACGGGGCTTGCTACATTTTTCCTGCCTTAGTTTACGCTCCTTCTCCTGTGCACAGAGAGGTTTATCCTGGGTCCAGAACTCGGTGCAAGAGTCGAGGTATGTGAGGCATCCCTGAATGACGTCCTGCAGTCGTTCCCCTCCTTTTGTCTTCCCTTTAACCAAATCTGCAGAGCATTGTGTTTCCATTATAAATGTTAGTCAACTGGGTTTTAATAAACTGTAAGGACTGGAGGAGTAACTTATATCTAACATTTGAAGTTAGAGTGTACTAAATCTGCCAGTGAATGAATGATGCACGGAATCACAAAACATGAGGTGAAGTAAAATAATACCTTCATCTTTAAGCAGGTTTTCTAGATATTTCTTGTCACTATAAAACTCTCCCAGCAGTTGCTTGGCTGTCTTCTCACTCTTGGGGGTCTTCTGggtctgctgttttttcttattcttcagATGCTCAATAGCAGCAATTGGTTGTGCCCTCTTTACCCGTCGGTCATTCAGAAACATAATATTAGGGACCAGAAAGGAGGCCAGGATTTAACTTTATACACAGATTACTGTACAATCTAGGGAAGTAATCTATTCTCACCAGGTCTTTTTCCTGTAcaagatttatgtttttctgtttacaaTTATTCTTACAAAACGTCTAACTCTAAGTTATCCTGATAAATACTGGGATATTAAAGGGGAACACAGGAAAGACTCACCTCCTCATCTTTTTGGAGAAATGACAAGTCTCCTTTAATCTTCAGTTTCACAGAGGAAGGGCCTAGATGATGCCAGAGAGGAACACAGTTTAGGTGTGAGGAGGGGGTTCATATGTTGTGACTATAATTAAGTGGAAGtaacaaaataatgacttactTCCAACAGAGTTTTCTATAGACTCTTGTGCTTTCTGGATACCCAGTCTGAACTCCTGTATTTGTGGACGTAACTTTTGTCCTCTGTGGTAAAACACCAGGGCAAATTCAAATTCTCCCATGTAGTACAAGGCCTCTGCCTTCTGGTACAATCCCTAAGAAAatcaagataaaataaatgttaatacgCTTCTCTTTATATaaattatcttatatttaaattagctgCTGACTTCAGGGCTGTTATTTAGTAtaagaaagacaaaatgtttttttaaatatatatatatatttttaacagagACAGGCATCAGCATTTCTGTAGATTACCTCGAAAAAGGTCTTGTCCTCTTTGAGTGAAGCCTCTGCATCTTGTAATGCGCTTTCAGATTGCCCCATCTTCAGGTAACATTTGGATCGGCCAACAAAGCAAGTCTTGTCATCAGGCTTTAGATTCAGTGCCTAAAATCAAGTGTTATAAGATTGTGGTCAATATGTCTCCAACGGGAAGTTACTCAATATCCATgatttaagagagagagagagagagagagagagagagagagagagagagagagagagagagagagagagagagaatgtgttttagTGGTCGGATCTGTTTGGTACATTACAAATGTTGGATGTGCAGGAAGTGCAGACTAGATCATGTGCAATCTGATGCCATCAAATACAAAAACTTCAAGCTATGGCGTCCATTTATGTTCAGTAGGGGTGTTGTACTCCAGTGCATGCAGAAGGGTTGTTGCCAACATTTTGGCATAAGAGCGCATCCTAATTTCCATTtgttaataacattaaaacaatatgcCAGTGGTACAGACACATAAGCAAGGCCACAAATTACTACAGCCAAACTTtgtcagcagacagacaaagggTAGTTAGGAAAAACGGTGCATCTTGAAAAAGGGCTTTAGATTCAGTGCCTAAACAAAGTCCAAAAGCAAGTCAT
This genomic window from Anoplopoma fimbria isolate UVic2021 breed Golden Eagle Sablefish chromosome 11, Afim_UVic_2022, whole genome shotgun sequence contains:
- the odad4 gene encoding outer dynein arm-docking complex subunit 4: MSDTDEDQNGQKPKGVFSTLMADGDWMYTKGEYKKAIISYTTALNLKPDDKTCFVGRSKCYLKMGQSESALQDAEASLKEDKTFFEGLYQKAEALYYMGEFEFALVFYHRGQKLRPQIQEFRLGIQKAQESIENSVGSPSSVKLKIKGDLSFLQKDEERAQPIAAIEHLKNKKKQQTQKTPKSEKTAKQLLGEFYSDKKYLENLLKDEDLVKGKTKGGERLQDVIQGCLTYLDSCTEFWTQDKPLCAQEKERKLRQEKCSKPRHGAPSEPAQFLLKSLEDIDAELTSGNAEGSLKKAEDVMKIVQGWSEREVPNKKELLGSLHSCIGNALMDLGDMDKALDHHQKDLELAEQCKLPNAMSRALDNIGRVYAQVGHFTQAIEFWEKNIPLAHGGLEKTWLFHEIGWCYLELNHHKEARDYGVRSVAAADEIADEKWQINANVLVAQSELKLGNFESCVSHFERALALAKLQDDDSAVNVIQKALDEAKQHLPQ